One Opisthocomus hoazin isolate bOpiHoa1 unplaced genomic scaffold, bOpiHoa1.hap1 HAP1_SCAFFOLD_389, whole genome shotgun sequence DNA segment encodes these proteins:
- the LOC104327286 gene encoding lysophosphatidic acid receptor 5 — protein MSASNASQTCKDYSFNHHPLLPIYTLIFVTSLLLNVMALWIFIRYLRLKSVVMIYMFNLAVSDLTFTLSLPLRLYYYSNHHWPFGNTLCQVSGSVFQINMYGSCLFLMCINLDRYVAIVHPLRWRHLRRPKVAKLLCLMVWVVIFTGSIPTAIVHKQNHCEVQNQTMYLCFESFSDNMWQKNLFPLVILAEILGFLLPLSSVTYCSIRIFQELCQSSQTKTLRQQKTIRLLLVNLVIFIICFVPYNTTLAVYGMIKARVIKVEQETQASVRQVLIMTMLLASMNCTLDPLIYYFSTEGFRNTFKKLRQGKAWDSDTGILKNQVVENKSTRDHAFSKLKQLPVENFICPNGSLPSLPMAVFLNSPIEDSEI, from the coding sequence GGCCCTATGGATATTCATCCGCTACCTGCGCCTGAAGTCTGTGGTGATGATCTACATGTTCAATCTGGCCGTGAGTGACCTCACCTTCACGCTCTCTCTGCCGCTCCGACTCTACTACTATTCCAACCACCACTGGCCCTTTGGTAACACCCTGTGCCAGGTCTCtggctctgtcttccagatcaatatgtatggcagctgcctcttccTCATGTGCATCAACCTGGATCGCTATGTTGCCATTGTCCATCCACTTCGCTGGCGGCATCTGCGACGCCCCAAGGTGGCCAAGCTCCTTTGCCTGATGGTCTGGGTTGTGATCTTCACGGGCTCCATCCCCACAGCCATAGTCCACAAGCAAAACCACTGTGAGGTACAGAACCAGACTATGTACCTGTGCTTTGAAAGCTTTAGTGACAACATGTGGCAGAAAAACCTCTTCCCGTTAGTCATCCTGGCTGAAATCTTGGGGTTTctcctgcctctcagctctgtGACATACTGCTCAATCCGGATCTTTCAGGAGCTCTGCCAGAGCAGCCAGACGAAGACCCTGCGACAGCAGAAGACTATCCGTCTCCTCTTGGTCAATCTGGTCATCTTCATCATCTGCTTTGTACCCTACAACACTACCCTTGCAGTTTATGGGATGATAAAGGCCCGAGTCATTAAGGTTGAGCAAGAAACACAGGCCTCCGTGCGCCAAGTCTTAATTATGACAATGCTGTTGGCCAGCATGAACTGCACGCTGGACCCCTTGATCTACTACTTCAGTACTGAGGGTTTCCGTAACACCTTTAAGAAACTGCGGCAGGGAAAAGCCTGGGACTCAGATACAGGGATACTCAAGAATCAGGTTGTGGAGAACAAGTCAACCCGAGACCATGCCTTCTCAAAACTAAAACAGCTCCCAGTTGAAAACTTCATCTGTCCCAATGGATCTTTGCCATCACTTCCTATGGCAGTATTTTTGAACAGCCCTATTGAGGACTCAGAAATATAA